From Mumia sp. ZJ1417:
AACCCCTGCACGTCAGCATTCGTCGAGTCGGTGAGGAACAGGTCCACCCCCTCCTCACCGAGCCTCGCGAACGCCCGCAGGTCGGTGATGCGCCCGTCGAGCGGGAGCTGGTCCATCTTGAAGTCGCCGGTGTGGATCACCAGGCCGGCGGCCGTACGGATGGCGACGGCGAGCGCGTCGGGGATCGAGTGGTTGACCGCCACGAACTCGAGGTCGAACGGCTCCATCGAGAGCGTCTCGTCCTCGGCGACGACGTACTTCGGCACGTCCTTGATCCGGTGCTCGCGGAGCTTGGAGTCGACGAGCGCCAGCGTGAGCTTGGAGCCGACCAGAGGAATGTTGCTGCGCTCACGGAGAAGGTAGGGGACGCCGCCGATGTGATCCTCGTGGCCGTGGGTCAGCACGATCGCGACGATGTCGTCGAGGCGGTCCCGGATCGGCGCGAAGTCGGGGAGGATCAGGTCGACGCCGGGCTGGTGGTCCTCGGGGAACAGGACGCCGCAGTCGACGACGAGCAGCTTGCCGGCGTGCTCGAAGACGGTCATGTTGCGCCCGATCTCTCCGAGGCCACCGAGCGCGATCACGCGCAGGCCGTCGGCGGGCAGCTCCGGCGGGGCGCCGAGCTCGGGATGGGGATGGCTCATCGATCAGTCCTTCAGCAGAGTGGCGTCACGGAGCACCTGGGCCAGCGTCGCCACCTGCTCGTCGGTCGCGTCCACGTACGGGGAGCGGGTCGTGCGGTTCTGGATCACACCGAGCAGCTGCATCGCCGCCTTGGCCATGATCGCGCCCTGCGAGGTCGGCGACATGATCGTGGCGACGACGTCGAGGAGCTCGTCGTTGATCGTACGGGCGTCGACGAGGCGGCCGTCATCGACCGCCCTCACCATCGAGGCGTACTGCGAGGCAGCGACGTGGCTGACGACCGAGACGACACCGGCGGCGCCGTACGCGAGCCAGGCGAGGTTGAGCGGGTCGTCGCCGGAATACCAGGCGAGACCGGTCTCGCGCATGAGGCGCACCCCGGAGGCGAGATCGCCGACCGCGTCCTTGACCGCGACGATCGCCTCGTGCTGCGCGATCTCCGCGTAGGTCTCGGGCGCGATGCGGACGACGGCACGGCCCGGGATGTCGTAAAGCATCACCGGGACGCCTTCGCCCGCATCGGCCACGGTCGTGAAGTGGCGAACGAGGCCGGCCTGCGGCGGCTTGTTGTAGTAGGGCGACACGAGCAGCATGCCGTGGGCACCCAGCTCGGCAGCCTGGCGGGCCAGCCGCGCCGACGCCTGCGTGTCGTTGTTGCCGACGCCGGCGACGACGGAGGCGCGGTCACCGACCGCCTCGAGGACCGCGGCCAGCAGGCGGCCGTCCTCTTCGGGGTTGGTGGTGGGCGACTCGCCGGTCGTCCCGCTCACCACGATGCCGTCGGAGCCTTCGTCGACGAGGTAGGTCGCCAACTTCTTGGCGGCGTCGAGGTCGAGGGCGCCGTCCGGGGTGAACGGCGTCACCATGGCGGTCAGCACCCGGCCGAACGGGGCCTCAGGTCTGGCGAGCGGAGAGGTCATATGTCCCACGCTACCGCTTGGGCGGGACGGACTGTGGGGCCGGTCAAACCAGCGAACCCGGACATGGAATGTCCCGGTGCTGCCCGTTCGGGGGCCCGGGCAGCACCGGGACACTCAGAACATCGCCCGAAGCCAGAACGGCGTTACGGCCGATCACGAGCCACGTATTGTGACCTGTGTCACACCCGCTCGTACGTCGCGATCCGGTAGCCGTCGTAGGGGATCGCGTCGATCTCGCACCACTGCGACCAGTCCACCTCGGGGAACCACGCATCGCCCTCAGGGGCCGCGTCGACGAGGGTCAGCACCATCCGGTCGGCCTGGTCGAGCGTCTGCCTGTAGATCTGCTCGCCGCCGATGACGAA
This genomic window contains:
- the dapA gene encoding 4-hydroxy-tetrahydrodipicolinate synthase; translation: MTSPLARPEAPFGRVLTAMVTPFTPDGALDLDAAKKLATYLVDEGSDGIVVSGTTGESPTTNPEEDGRLLAAVLEAVGDRASVVAGVGNNDTQASARLARQAAELGAHGMLLVSPYYNKPPQAGLVRHFTTVADAGEGVPVMLYDIPGRAVVRIAPETYAEIAQHEAIVAVKDAVGDLASGVRLMRETGLAWYSGDDPLNLAWLAYGAAGVVSVVSHVAASQYASMVRAVDDGRLVDARTINDELLDVVATIMSPTSQGAIMAKAAMQLLGVIQNRTTRSPYVDATDEQVATLAQVLRDATLLKD